ATTTCTTTAAAATTGTCAAAATTAAAAAAAGAAAATTAGAAAAAGTTGAATAAAGTTAAGGAAAACATGGAATAGATACAGGGGGGGAAATCCCCCCTTGATTTCTATTTATCCACCAACTTTCATATTATGGCAGGTTGTACATTCCATTTTTGTTTTGTAAATGCCAGGAACTGTCTTCGCTTTCAGCTTACCGTAGTAATAAGCATTTAAAAGCTCTACTGTCTTTTTTGCAACATCTGCAGTTATCCTTGCACATCTTTCAGACCTTGCTTTACTATCGTAAGCAAATCCTGTCTTTTCACACCACTTCATAACAGATATATGACAGATTGGTGAAGTGGAAATGCTTGAGCCTAACGCACCTTTATACTTCCTTGGATTTTCAGGATTATATATAGGTAGCGGTGTTTCATTATGCCACTTATAAAGAGCATCTACAACCGTTTTCCAATCTCTACAGCAAAGATGAATAATTGCCGCTGCACCGTTTAAAGCTCCGCAGATTGTTCCCCAGCCGTTAATTCCACCTCTACCATACTCAAGTAATTCCCCCGGAATACCAACATAAGGGCCACCTACAGATTCTTTTAAGGTATCCAGAATAGAAGCAAAAACACCGTAAGCACAATGGCCTTTAAAGTAATAGTCATA
This sequence is a window from Desulfurobacterium atlanticum. Protein-coding genes within it:
- a CDS encoding C-GCAxxG-C-C family (seleno)protein, whose amino-acid sequence is MDRRDFIIKGALGGAGLLISGVTGKVFASSKGSKKPPYPYKPIDPAMIEKKAYDYYFKGHCAYGVFASILDTLKESVGGPYVGIPGELLEYGRGGINGWGTICGALNGAAAIIHLCCRDWKTVVDALYKWHNETPLPIYNPENPRKYKGALGSSISTSPICHISVMKWCEKTGFAYDSKARSERCARITADVAKKTVELLNAYYYGKLKAKTVPGIYKTKMECTTCHNMKVGG